A region from the Cryptococcus gattii WM276 chromosome H, complete sequence genome encodes:
- a CDS encoding Hypothetical Protein (Similar to TIGR gene model, INSD accession AAW45301.1) has product MMNEQTDLGAPLSGTNVPKTIPQVTAAPAAPNTSLIDPSHTSAASASELPAVETNNIPASAESEIELTPDQKAMKARAERFGIPFNLPKPSATKPSKTEKAETKATETRQKAAPIDKDPLGLSEEILAKRAAKFGLPEKKEAEKPASKPEKKAEEVDPELAAKLAAEEEKKRKRAEKFGLNKPPAVKETEGQNAAAEPDAKKVKV; this is encoded by the exons ATGATGAATGAGCAGACGGACCTTGGTGCGCCTCTAAGCGGCACCAACGTTCCTAAAACAATACCACAGGTCACAGCCGCTCCTGCTGCCCCTAATACCTCTCTCATTGAC CCTTCTCACACCTCTGCTGCTAGTGCATCAGAGTTGCCTGCTGTTGAAACAAACAATATTCCTGCCTCTGCGGAGTCTGAAATAGAACTCACTCCTGACCAAAAAGCCATGAAGGCTCGAGCTGAGCGCTTTGGTATCCCTTTCAACTTGCCCAAACCCTCTGCTACCAAGCCTTCAAAGACCGAAAAGGCGGAGACAAAAGCTACTGAAACAAGACAAAAGGCTGCGCCCATTGATAAGGACCCTCTTGGGTTAAGTGAAGAGATTCTTGCCAAGAGGGCAGCCAAATTTGGATTGCctgaaaagaaggaagcCGAGAAGCCTGCATCGAAACcggagaagaaggcagagGAGGTTGACCC TGAATTGGCGGCCAAGCTTGCCgctgaagaggagaagaagaggaagcgAGCTGAGAAGTTTGGATTGAACAAGCCGCCTGCGGTGAAGGAAACAGAGGGACAGAATGCGGCCGCTGAACCT GACGCCAAAAAAGTGAAAGTGTAG
- a CDS encoding calmodulin-dependent protein kinase, putative (Similar to TIGR gene model, INSD accession AAW45617.1) encodes MPPQTVPCQYKTGKTLGSGTYAVVKECVHITTGEYYACKVLNKKFLMGREHMVRNEIAVLKRVSAGHKNIVQLHDFFETTHNLYLVFDLCTGGELFDRICAKGSYFEKDAANIVRTITSAVKYLHDQGIVHRDLKPENILFKSKAEDADLMLADFGLSKVLDDDKFNILTTTCGTPGYMAPEIFKKAGHGKPVDIWAIGVITYFLLCGYTPFDRDSQYEEMQAICKGDYRFEPTEYWAGVSETARQFVRNCLTVDPTHRPTVDDLLNHPWLRDVEISKGEPAEAKGVDLLPTVKAAFDAKKTFRKAVLGMMAVHRLQDHGATINGQTEAEHEKLKKEVEAFKEEAAQEEVKEVIQPGTAASI; translated from the exons ATGCCACCTCAAACTGTCCCCTGCCAGTACAAGACTGGAAAGACATTAGGAAG CGGAACGTA CGCTGTGGTCAAAGAATGTGTTCACATTACG ACTGGCGAATACTACGCCTGTAAGGTTCTTAACAAGAAGTTCTTGATG GGTCGAGAGCATATGGTCCGGAACGAAATTGCTGTCCTTAAGCGAGTTTCTGCTGGTCATAAGAACATTGTTCAATTGCATGACTTTTTTGAGACTACTCACAACCTTTAT CTTGTCTTTGACCTTTGTACCGGTGGAGAGCTTTTCGACAGGATCTGCGCCAAGGGAAGTTACTTTGAAAA GGATGCTGCCAACATTGTGCGAACAATAACATCAGCCGTCAAGTACCTCCATGACCAAGGCATCGTTCATAGAG ATTTGAAGCCGGAGAATATCCTCTTCAAGTCCAAGGCCGAAGACGCGGATCTTATGTTGGCTGACTTTGGATTGTCCAAGGTCTTGGATGACGATAAATTTAATATTCTGACTACCACATGTGGT ACCCCTGGCTACATGGCT CCTGAAATATTCAAAAAGGCCGGTCACGGTAAGCCTGTGGATATCTGGGCCATTGGTGTCATTAC CTACTTCCTCCTTTGTGGCTATACCCCCTTCGACCGCGACTCTCAATACGAAGAGATGCAAGCCATCTGCAAGGGCGACTATCGTTTTGAACCCACTGAATACTGGGCGGGTGTCTCTGAGACTGCCAGGCAATTCGTGCGCAACTGCTTAACCGTTGACCCCACACATCGCCCTACAGTCGATGACTTGTTGAACCATCCCTGGCTGAGAGACGTTGAAATCTCCAAGGGTGAACCGGCTGAGGCAAAGGGCGTTGACTTGTTGCCTACTGTCAAGGCCGCCTTCGATGCCAAGAAGACTT TCCGCAAAGCAGTTTTAGGTATGATGGCTGTTCACAGGCTCCAAGATCATGGCGCGACTATCAACGGTCAGACCGAGGCAGAGCATgaaaagttgaagaaggaagtGGAAGCGTTCAAGGAAGAGGCGGCTCAG GAGGAGGTGAAGGAGGTCATCCAACCAGGTACTGCCGCGTCCATCTAA
- a CDS encoding uncharacterized protein (Similar to TIGR gene model, INSD accession AAW45644.1), whose amino-acid sequence MDQSSSSSSSRHLQFGGPGARTILDDGPGSSSLPDSQGYPENEYESQPMGTGQLSQQSRDTHTASPSLEGASMKRVGGKANVSSACGPCKRAHLACDIGRPCKRCMNMGKQDQCEDVPHKKRGRPKIARPPLGEPYHRTSRPVPVAADASGIGRWRGPSVYDAPFVLNMDAVPGPPMAGRVSPRRASSSSMDASAANYPTPDPTAHPFTLFTTTDFKILRASPSCFSLVGYHPNEFVNLNLLDWIHPQDRHLIDMERNRLLAVPYIEGQLRSVEVTQATITQKTELELLSPAEGMREPYPNKNVRVLHADNRFSPFNVRLHLGGGLGASLWQPVTLGRVYLVVSFLAIPRSHHFPPDVAPVRRVSQINPPTPITSAPAMSGQGLPGFSSIAAGVDGPQPRYDQPPPQVYYPPPQQPPTARPPPPLTAQPYPSYPQTAMAANAPMYPPRRSSSPNSAYRPPQTANYPVSATEYQVQPGFYQPPGPPPLGPPTAIAGAKYRRSSYEEWRMAQQVGASAPLPPLRDHAAVAGGSSNDGIRRTWEL is encoded by the exons ATGGACCAGTCGTCCAGCTCCTCGTCTTCTCGCCACCTGCAGTTTGGCGGTCCGGGAGCACGAACAATTTTAGACGATGGACCGGGTTCGTCCTCTCTACCAGATTCGCAAGGGTACCCTGAAAATGAGTATGAATCACAGCCAATGGGCACCGGGCAATTATCTCAGCAATCAAGAGACACCCACACTGCTTCGCCTTCCCTGGAAGGGGCGTCAATGAAACGCGTAGGGGGGAAAGCAAACGTCTCATCAGCGTGTGGGCCCTGCAAGCGGGCCCATTTGGCATGTGATATTGGGCGACCGTGTAAGAGATGCATGAACATGGGCAAACAAGATCAATGTGAGGATGTGCCT CacaagaagagaggaagacCAAAGATTGCAAGACCGCCACTCGGAGAACCGTACCATCGGACATCTAGGCCTGTGCCAGTGGCTGCCGATGCTAGTGGGATAGGCAGATGGAGAGGCCCATCAGTCTACGATGCGCCCTTCGTGCTGAATATGGACGCCGTTCCTGGTCCCCCTATGGCTGGCAGAGTATCCCCTCGCAGGGCCAGTTCGTCAAGCATGGACGCCTCTGCTGCTAACTACCCCACTCCTGATCCCACCGCCCATCCCTTTACTCTCTTTACCACTACCGACTTCAAAATCCTGCGAGCTAGCCCATCCTGCTTCTCACTGGTTGGCTACCACCCCAACGAGTTCGTCAACCTCAACCTCCTTGATTGGATTCATCCACAGGATAGACACTTAATTGACATGGAAAGAAATAGGCTGTTAGCAGTGCCGTACATAGAAGGACAGTTGAGGTCTGTCGAAGTGACCCAAGCCACAATCACCCAAAAGACCGAATTGGAATTGTTGTCACCTGCTGAAGGAATGCGTGAACCCTACCCAAACAAGAATGTCCGTGTCCTTCATGCGGATAACCGCTTTAGCCCCTTCAATGTCCGACTTCACCTAGGCGGTGGGCTTGGTGCCAGCCTTTGGCAACCGGTAACTCTAGGCAGAGTGTATCTGGTAGTTTCCTTCCTTGCGATCCCTCGCAGCCACCATTTCCCTCCAGACGTAGCTCCGGTACGACGCGTCTCGCAAATAAACCCTCCAACTCCTATAACGTCAGCTCCTGCCATGTCGGGTCAAGGGCTCCCTGGTTTCTCCTCCATCGCTGCAGGGGTTGATGGCCCGCAACCACGATACGACCAACCCCCACCACAAGTATATTACCCTCCGCCGCAACAACCTCCAACAGCTCGCCCACCACCGCCTCTTACTGCGCAGCCATATCCTTCCTACCCACAAACGGCCATGGCGGCTAATGCGCCCATGTACCCCCCTCGACGGTCGTCTTCCCCCAACTCTGCTTATCGTCCACCGCAAACAGCGAATTATCCCGTTAGCGCTACAGAGTATCAAGTGCAGCCTGGATTTTACCAGCCTCCTGGACCACCGCCTCTTGGACCGCCTACGGCTATTGCTGGTGCGAAGTACAGACGATCGAGTTATGAGGAGTGGAGAATGGCGCAGCAAGTTGGTGCATCTGCACCTCTACCCCCTCTTAGAGATCACGCGGCGGTCGCCGGTGGATCTTCAAACGATGGAATAAGACGGACTTGGGAGTTATAA
- a CDS encoding SNAP receptor, putative (Similar to TIGR gene model, INSD accession AAW45718.1) — protein MMTARPVLNNVNTNPSIHLSTTNNHLISFAGAFTHSLAQPQAFPILHSANQLENTGLVLGGKKGKTKGGDEGDEEVKQLEERYDRLLGMLEEDDLGREKAKDLKRTGQIPPSPIASPQPEKLSSPAEASPPAQDVPTFSIEPPTPAIGHQPFKDYPEDDEPELTPHEMLSNQQMLMNDQDERLNLLSHSIGRQNDLSLQIGSELDLHHQLLEETDTAMDRTAASLGRAKRRLDRVANEAKQHGKLGFGCPPDWENANIFIS, from the exons ATGATGACGG CAAGACCTGTTTTGAATAATGTCAACACCAACCCCAGCATCCATCTCTCAACGACTAACAACCACCTCATCTCTTTTGCTGGAGCGTTCACGCATTCTCTCGCTCAGCCTCAAGCCTTCCCCATCCTCCACTCAGCAAATC AGCTAGAGAATACAGGTCTGGTGCTGGGCgggaagaaagggaagacGAAAGGAGGGGATGAGGGTGACGAAGAGGTGAAGCAGTTGGAGGAGCGGTATGATCGTTTGTTAGGAATGCTCGAAGAGGATGATTTAGGACGAGAAAAGGCTAAAGATTTGAAACGGACTGGCCAAAT ACCGCCTTCCCCTATTGCAAGCCCTCAGCCTGAGAAACTATCCTCTCCTGCTGAAGCATCCCCGCCGGCGCAAGATGTTCCTACATTCAGTATTGAACCACCTACACCTGCAATTGGACACCAGCCGTTCAAAGATTATccagaagatgatgagccAGAGTTAACGCCGCATGAGATGCTTTCCAATCAACAGATGCTGATGAATG ATCAAGATGAGAGGCTAAACCTCCTCTCACATTCGATCGGCCGCCAAAACGACCTTTCATTGCAAATTGGCTCGGAGCTGGATCTGCACCACCAGTTATTGGAAGAGACGGATACCGCTATGGATCGAACAGCGGCGAGCTTGGGAAGGGCTAAACGGCGTTTGGATAGGGTGGCTAATGAGGCTAAGCAGCATGGTAAGCTTGGTTTTGGTTGCCCACCGGATTGGGAAAATGCTAATATATTTATATCATAG
- a CDS encoding peptidase, putative (Similar to TIGR gene model, INSD accession AAW45594.1): MLITPAILALPLLASAAPTAKEQIAFQSSIDPAIIEGQDIFAAYDGFSLDLSEMRLVQFSEENPPVWMSELEKIQAKAKGLRFMDITDTPGLGFSSYLLPSAANIKYSYPTPGNHSETINSIIEGLDIDHMKDFLTKFSSFRTRYYRSDTGKDSQKFLLKTLKEIAMHHSGITVKEFPHPWGQNSIIVRFSPADPANEDAPVTIVGSHQDSTNMWPFLPAPGADDDGSGTTSSLEGLRTLVNANYTPSTPLEFHYFSAEEGGLLGSQAVAKSYEEEGKKVLAMLQMDMTAWVKAGTKERVGIIQDFVDPTLTEFIETLVEEYLSIPPVKTQCSYACSDHASFAKAGYQSAFAIEATFEDSNTRNIHSTSDTMDHPEFSFTHMREFSKLVVAFSVELAGIADQ; this comes from the exons ATGCTTATAACACCAGCTATCCTTgcccttcctctcctcgCTAGTGCAGCCCCCACTGCCAAGGAGCAGATTGCTTTCCAAAGTTCGATCGATCCGGCTATCATCGAGGGTCAGGACATCTTCGCAGCCTATGATGGCTTCTCCTTGGACCTCAGCGAGATGAGACTTGTCCAATTCTCGGAAGAAAACCCCCCTGT ATGGATGTCAGAGCTTGAAAAAATCCAAGCCAAAGCAAAGGGCCTCCGTTTCATGGACAT CACCGACACACCTGGATTAGGTTTCTCTAGCTACCTCCTTCCTTCTGCTGCCAACATTAAATACT CGTATCCTACCCCGGGCAACCATTCAGAGACGATAAATTCTATTATCGAGGGGCTTGATATCGATCATATGAAGGATTTCTTGACCAAATTTTCTTC ATTCCGCACCCGATACTATAGATCGGACACAGGCAAGGACTCTCAAAAGTTCTTGCTCAAGACTCTTAAGGAG ATTGCCATGCACCACTCCGGTATCACCGTCAAGGAGTTCCCTCATCCTTGGGGACAAAACAGCATCATCGTCCGCTTTTCTCCTGCCGATCCCGCCAATGAGGATGCTCCCGTCACCATTGTTGGGTCCCACCAAGACTCTACCAATATGTGGCCATTCCTCCCAGCTCC CGGTGCGGATGATGATGGTTCCGGTACTACGTCCTCTCTGGAAGGACTCCGCACTCTCGTCAACGCCAATTACACGCCTTCTACCCCTCTTGAGTTCCATTACTTCTCtgcagaagaaggtggTCTCCTCGGCTCCCAGGCCGTTGCCAAGTCCTACGAGGAGGAGGGTAAGAAGGTGCTAGCCATGTTGCAAATGGACATGACTGCCTGGGTCAAGGCAGGTACCAAGGAGAGAGTTGGTATCATTCAGGACTTTGTCGACCCCACTTTGACCGAATTTATCGAGACTCTGGTGGAGGAGTACT TGAGCATCCCTCCTGTCAAGACCCAATGTTCTTATGCCTGCTCTGATCACGCGAGCTTCGCCAAGGCCGGTTATCAGTCTGCTTTTGC CATTGAAGCTACATTCGAGGACTCCAACACTCGAAACATCCATAGCACATCAGACACTATGGACCATCCGGAATTCTCTTTTACACACATGCGAGA ATTCTCCAAGCTTGTTGTCGCATTCTCTGTCGAACTCGCCGGCATTGCTGACCAATAA
- a CDS encoding DNA-(apurinic or apyrimidinic site) lyase, putative (Similar to TIGR gene model, INSD accession AAW45619.1) — translation MKKKNIEGLLDELDAQIICFQEHKTVRTRLEKSMACPGPYDGFWTFPRSKTGYSGVCTYVDSRYCVPLKAEEGITGLLLGDRLSTMKPPWTDVERIGSYPVVDDMDWMDELDGTKFDVKKLDMEGRAVVCDFGLFVLFNLYCPNETNDARRPYKMNYLHALQERVHLLQAAGREVIIVGDINIVRQPMDSGEGPVRSSAEQHYSHPARRILDNWCAPKGPMVDVIRESWPQRDDMFTCWNQKLDARSANYGSRIDYVLCTHGLRPWIKGGDILSKVYGSDHCPVYVDLHESIVTPEGEILYLRDMLNPKDRPPSTSPVYPNDVKREAPEPPRFATKFMDEFSGRQTSLKSFFGGGSKRAREKTNEASFTTDISASASASSAPTPTASVPSLVAQNIASIPAASESAPSKVVSPPQAPEESISTPFSLARAAFSSLDNPVPVPSRELYSKGSKSTPVEATSSFKQEKSSAKPIDMTLYDDEDDEPILISSKSNNRPAPKPTRSSSGSKSASSQAKLSSFFCQPHTEGKRKSPPPLFSAPPTSKRPSLAPLPQSNNDLLVASPSGTTAEDESQGMTEEENQLISQAIAEADAERAEKNAKAAPQWSTLFAKKLPPLCTVHHKPCKDFSEFLLWISVDRQVLLTRYISCNETWA, via the exons atgaagaagaagaacatCGAAGGCTTACTCGATGAACTAGATGCCCAGATAATTTGCTTTCAAG AACATAAAACGGTCCGCACGCGTCTAGAAAAGTCAATGGCATGCCCTGGTCCGTACGATGGCTTCTGGACTTTCCCTCGTTCCAAGACTGGCTATAGCGGCGTCTGTACTTATGTGGACTCTCGGTATTGCGTGCCTCTCAAGGCAGAAGAAGGTATTACTGGACTGCTTTTAGGCGACCGGCTGAGTACTATGAAGCCACCGTGGACCGATGTCGAAAGAATAGGGAGTTATCCTGTTGTAGATGATATGGATTGGATGGATGAGCTGGACGGGACAAAGTTTGATGTCAAGAAGCTCGACATGGAGGGACGGGCTGTAGTCTGCGATTTCGG ATTATTCGTCTTATTCAATCTTTACTGCCCGAACGAGACAAATGATGCAAGGCGACCTTACAAAATGAACTACCTTCACGCTCTTCAAGAACGTGTACACCTCCTCCAGGCTGCCGGGCGCGAAGTTATTATAGTGGGGGATATCAACATTGTACGCCAGCCGATGGATTCTGGAGAAGGACCTGTGAGGTCTTCAGCGGAGCAACACTATTCCCATCCTGCCAGACGGATACTCGACAACTGGTGTGCGCCGAAAGGACCGATGGTAGATGTCATCAGAGAGAGCTGGCCTCAAAGAGATGATATGTTTACCTGTTGGAATCAGAAACTCGACGCCAG ATCGGCGAACTATGGAAGTCGTATTGACTATGTACTATGTACCCATGGTCTTCGTCCATGGATCAAGGGCGGTGATATTCTTTCCAAGGTGTATGGGTCTGATCACTGTCCCGTGTATGTCGACTTGCATGAGTCCATTGTCACGCCAGAAGGGGAGATTCTCTACCTTCGCGATATGCTTAATCCCAAAGACCGACCCCCTAGCACGTCCCCTGTATATCCCAATGATGTCAAAAGGGAAGCGCCTGAGCCACCAAGATTTGCAACCAAGTTTATGGACGAGTTCTCAGGGAGACAGACAAGTCTAAAGAGTTTCTTTGGGGGTGGATCGAAGAGGGCACGGGAGAAGACGAATGAGGCCAGTTTTACTACAGATATCAGCGCAAGTGCTAGTGCTAGTTCCGCTCCAACGCCTACTGCTTCAGTACCATCATTGGTAGCGCAAAATATCGCCTCAATTCCAGCAGCATCCGAATCTGCTCCCTCGAAAGTTGTTTCACCCCCGCAAGCGCCGGAAGAGAGCATTTCAACTCCATTCAGCCTTGCTCGAGCTGCTTTCAGTTCTTTGGACAATCCTGTCCCTGTTCCTAGCCGAGAATTATATTCCAAAGGAAGCAAAAGTACTCCAGTAGAGGCAACCTCATCGTTCAAGCAAGAGAAATCTAGCGCAAAGCCTATAGACATGACATTGTatgacgatgaggatgacgaGCCCATCTTGATATCGTCAAAATCAAATAACAGGCCCGCACCGAAACCTACGAGATCTTCGTCTGGTTCGAAATCAGCCTCCTCACAAGCCAAGCTCTCTTCATTTTTCTGTCAACCACATACTGAAGGCAAAAGGAAATCCCCGCCACCACTGTTCTCAGCTCCTCCCACCTCAAAACGGCCCTCCTTGGCGCCACTTCCTCAGTCAAATAATGACTTGCTTGTTGCCTCTCCTTCCGGCACAACTgcagaagatgagagcCAGGGCAtgacagaagaagagaatcAACTCATTTCGCAAGCCATTGCAGAAGCTGATGCGGAGAGAGCAGAGAAAAACGCAAAAGCTGCTCCGCAATGGTCCACGCTCTTTGCCAAAAAGCTGCCACCGTTGTGCACAGTTCATCATAAACCGTGCAAGGACTTCAGTGAGTTCCTGCTATGGATTTCTGTTGATCGGCAAGTCTTGCTGACCCGATATATTAGTTGTAATGAAACCTGGGCCTAA